From the Flavobacterium gyeonganense genome, the window TTAATGGATGTTTTTAATTATGATGTTCTGATTCAGAAAAGTTTATCGGGAGCTTATTTAGAAGTTTGGTACAATAAGCATTATGTTATTCGAATTGTAGAAGGGTGTAATGCAGTAAGCGTAATGATTTTGTTTGTTTCATTTGTGCTGGCTTTTTCCGGAAAACTTAAAATGACTGTATTGTTTATCTTATCAGGAACTCTTTTTATTTATATTTTAAATGTGATCAGAATTGCGTTATTGGCTGTTTTGTTATTTCGCTATCCTGAAAAAGTACATCTTTTGCACGGTGTTCTTTTTCCGTTAATTATTTATGGACTTGTTTTCGCTTTATGGGTTTTCTGGGTAAATAAATTTTCAAAATATGCTAAATAAACTTTCCGAAAATAAATTCAAAATCATAATTACTATTCTGGTTGTTTTGTGTTTAGGGATCGTCAGAGCTTTCGAAAATAAATTGTTTTATGATCCTTTTCTGGTTTATTTTGAGTCTGATTTTAAAGGATTTCCATTTCCTCAGGTTGACAATTTAAAACTTTTTGCAGGACTTTTGTTTCGTTATGCTTTGAATACTATTTTGTCATTAGTGCTTATTTATACCTTGTTCAGGGATAAAGAAATCTTCAAGTTTAGTGCATTTTTATATATGTTTTTTTTAGTACTTCTTTTGACTGCTTTTTTTATCATTCTCGAATTTTTCCCCAATGCAAACTGGCTGCTTTTTTATGTAAGAAGATTTATTATTCAGCCAATTTTTTTGCTATTGTTTGTGGCTGCTTTTTACTATCAGAAGCAAAATCTTAAAAAATAACATTTCATTTAGCTTTTTATCCGGACTTTTTAAATAATTTTGCACTATGAATTTAAAGAAGTGCACGGGAGTATTTTTAGCGTTCCTATTGTTGGTATCCAACATTGGGTTTGCTTTTGATGTGCATTATTGCGGAGGAAAAATCGCTTCGGTTTCCTTAAGTAAGATTTCTCCTGAAAAAAAGTGCTGTGGAGACAAAGAAAAAAATCTTCCTGCTGTAAAGACAAGGTGGTTAAATTTGAAAAAAAATCAGATGAT encodes:
- a CDS encoding exosortase F system-associated membrane protein codes for the protein MLNKLSENKFKIIITILVVLCLGIVRAFENKLFYDPFLVYFESDFKGFPFPQVDNLKLFAGLLFRYALNTILSLVLIYTLFRDKEIFKFSAFLYMFFLVLLLTAFFIILEFFPNANWLLFYVRRFIIQPIFLLLFVAAFYYQKQNLKK
- the xrtF gene encoding exosortase family protein XrtF gives rise to the protein MKKYLVQFKPFLIFIGTFFAAYILLTLVYKSYLNSFESDNIDGITAVVGSNVYWLMDVFNYDVLIQKSLSGAYLEVWYNKHYVIRIVEGCNAVSVMILFVSFVLAFSGKLKMTVLFILSGTLFIYILNVIRIALLAVLLFRYPEKVHLLHGVLFPLIIYGLVFALWVFWVNKFSKYAK